One Carbonactinospora thermoautotrophica DNA segment encodes these proteins:
- a CDS encoding ABC transporter ATP-binding protein, which translates to MTEQTASPASRQAARDTLLRVRGLKVHFPIKRGILIDRTVGHVRAVDGVDLDVPRGTTFGLVGESGCGKSTLGRAILRLVEPTAGTVEFAGVDVAKLKGEELRRFRRRMQMVFQDPMASLNPRQSVGSILAEPLRAHGVAGGREAHARRVRELLDLVGLPASAASRYPHEFSGGQRQRIGIARAIALNPDLIIADEPVSALDVSIQAQVINLLEELQERLGLTYLVIAHDLAVVRHISETIGVMYLGALVEQAPSDELYRQPLHPYTIALMSAVPVPDPEVEDRRERILLTGDLPSPADPPAGCRFHTRCPFRQPTRCADERPQLREIAPGRKVACHWAEDIRDGRIQPQATSSELPTEAPAA; encoded by the coding sequence ATGACGGAGCAGACGGCCAGCCCGGCGTCGCGGCAGGCCGCCCGCGACACCCTGCTCCGGGTGCGTGGGCTGAAGGTGCACTTCCCGATCAAGCGGGGCATCCTGATCGACCGGACCGTCGGCCATGTGCGGGCGGTGGACGGGGTCGACCTGGACGTGCCGCGCGGCACCACGTTCGGCCTGGTGGGGGAGTCCGGCTGCGGCAAGTCCACGCTCGGCCGGGCGATCCTGCGGCTGGTCGAGCCCACCGCCGGCACGGTCGAGTTCGCGGGCGTGGACGTCGCGAAGCTCAAGGGCGAGGAGCTGCGCCGGTTCCGCCGCCGCATGCAGATGGTTTTCCAGGACCCGATGGCGAGCCTGAACCCGCGCCAGAGCGTGGGCTCGATCCTCGCCGAGCCGCTGCGCGCGCACGGCGTGGCGGGCGGCCGGGAGGCGCACGCCCGCCGGGTCCGCGAGCTGCTCGACCTGGTCGGCCTGCCGGCGAGCGCGGCCTCCCGGTACCCGCACGAGTTCTCCGGCGGCCAGCGCCAGCGCATCGGCATCGCCCGCGCGATCGCGCTCAACCCGGACCTGATCATCGCCGACGAGCCGGTGTCCGCGCTCGACGTGTCGATCCAGGCCCAGGTCATCAACCTGTTGGAGGAGCTGCAGGAGCGGCTGGGCCTCACCTACCTCGTGATCGCCCACGACCTGGCCGTGGTACGGCACATCAGCGAGACGATCGGGGTCATGTACCTCGGCGCGCTCGTCGAGCAGGCGCCGTCGGACGAGCTGTACCGCCAGCCGCTCCACCCGTACACGATCGCGCTCATGTCCGCGGTCCCGGTCCCCGACCCGGAGGTCGAGGACCGGCGGGAGCGGATCCTGCTCACCGGGGACTTGCCGTCCCCGGCCGACCCGCCGGCCGGCTGCCGGTTCCACACGCGCTGCCCGTTCCGCCAGCCGACCCGCTGCGCGGACGAGCGCCCGCAGTTGCGGGAGATCGCGCCCGGCCGCAAGGTGGCCTGCCATTGGGCCGAGGACATCCGCGACGGCCGCATCCAGCCGCAGGCCACGTCCTCGGAGCTCCCGACCGAGGCGCCGGCGGCCTGA
- a CDS encoding ABC transporter permease, which yields MLRFVIRRLLLLVPILFGLSVALFAWVRALPGSPAQALLGERATPETIKRIEELYGLNEPLHVQYWKFLVQAAQLDFGSSIQTNRPVTEEMLDRFPATFELAVAALVFAVALGVPLGYFAARRYRTWLDQVSVTGSLIGITIPVFFLAYLLKYVFSVQLGWLPASGRQDTRIFDAEHPTGFYVLDGLITGNMPAFWDALAHLVLPAIALGTIPLAIVTRITRAAVLDVLHEDYVRTAEAKGLARRVVTRRHVLRNALLPVSTVVGLQFGLLMSGAVLTETVFAWNGVGSFVASAIFRRDYPTLQGFILVIALLFALVNLLVDISYGLIDPRVRVK from the coding sequence ATGCTGCGTTTCGTCATCCGGCGACTGTTGCTGCTGGTCCCGATCCTGTTCGGGCTCTCGGTGGCGCTGTTCGCGTGGGTCCGCGCTCTCCCGGGATCGCCCGCCCAGGCGCTCCTGGGAGAGCGGGCCACGCCCGAGACCATCAAGCGGATCGAGGAGCTGTACGGACTCAACGAGCCGCTCCACGTCCAGTACTGGAAGTTCCTGGTCCAGGCGGCCCAGCTGGACTTCGGCTCCTCCATCCAGACCAACCGCCCGGTGACCGAGGAGATGCTGGACCGCTTCCCGGCCACGTTCGAGCTGGCCGTGGCGGCGCTGGTGTTCGCCGTCGCCCTCGGCGTCCCCCTCGGCTACTTCGCGGCGCGCCGGTACCGCACCTGGCTCGACCAGGTCTCGGTGACCGGCTCACTGATCGGGATCACCATCCCGGTCTTCTTCCTCGCCTACCTGCTCAAGTACGTGTTCTCGGTCCAGCTCGGCTGGCTGCCGGCCTCCGGGCGGCAGGACACCCGGATCTTCGACGCCGAGCACCCCACCGGCTTCTACGTGCTCGACGGGCTCATCACCGGCAACATGCCGGCCTTCTGGGACGCGCTCGCGCACCTGGTCCTGCCGGCCATCGCCCTCGGCACGATCCCGCTCGCGATCGTCACCCGGATCACCCGCGCCGCCGTGCTCGACGTGCTCCACGAGGACTACGTGCGCACCGCCGAGGCCAAGGGCCTGGCCCGGCGGGTGGTCACCCGCCGGCACGTGCTGCGCAACGCCCTGCTGCCGGTCTCCACGGTGGTCGGCCTGCAGTTCGGCCTGCTCATGTCCGGCGCGGTCCTCACCGAGACCGTGTTCGCCTGGAACGGCGTCGGCAGTTTCGTGGCGAGCGCGATCTTCCGGCGGGACTACCCGACGCTGCAGGGGTTCATCCTGGTGATCGCGCTGCTGTTCGCGCTGGTCAACCTGCTGGTCGACATCTCCTACGGCCTCATCGACCCGAGGGTGAGGGTGAAATGA
- a CDS encoding ABC transporter ATP-binding protein yields the protein MALLEVRDLEVVFTGRGRRDVRAVDGVSFSVEPGQTVGLVGESGCGKSVTSLAIMGLLPRRGVRVSGEVDFAGHKLLSMTDDQLRRMRGRDFAMVFQDPMTSLNPVIPIGLQVTEVLERHRGMSRGEAAEEARRLLGRVGIPDPARRLKEYPHQLSGGMRQRALIAMALACRPRLLIADEPTTALDVTIQAQILELLKELVTDSGTALIMITHDLGVVAGLCDVVNVMYAGRIIESAPRRELFGNPRHPYTGGLLGSVPRLDAPRGVPLKPIPGSIRDVIPWAEGCAFAPRCGNRIERCTQGPPALEVVASEGRHALRCYHPLAEAPAREVVR from the coding sequence ATGGCACTGCTCGAAGTACGCGACCTGGAGGTCGTCTTCACCGGGCGCGGGCGGCGCGACGTCCGCGCGGTGGACGGCGTCTCGTTCTCGGTGGAACCCGGTCAGACCGTCGGCCTGGTGGGGGAGTCCGGCTGCGGCAAGTCGGTCACCTCGCTCGCGATCATGGGGTTGCTGCCCAGGCGCGGCGTGCGGGTGTCCGGGGAGGTCGACTTCGCCGGGCACAAGCTGCTGTCGATGACCGACGACCAGCTGCGCCGGATGCGCGGCCGGGACTTCGCCATGGTGTTCCAGGACCCGATGACCTCGCTCAACCCGGTCATCCCGATCGGGCTGCAGGTCACCGAGGTGCTGGAGCGGCACCGGGGGATGAGCCGCGGCGAGGCCGCCGAGGAGGCGCGCCGGCTGCTCGGCCGGGTCGGCATCCCAGACCCGGCGCGGCGGCTCAAGGAGTACCCCCACCAGCTCTCCGGCGGCATGCGGCAGCGCGCGCTGATCGCGATGGCGCTCGCCTGCCGGCCGCGGCTGCTCATCGCTGACGAGCCGACGACCGCGCTCGACGTGACCATCCAGGCGCAGATCCTGGAACTGCTCAAGGAGCTGGTCACCGACTCCGGCACCGCGCTGATCATGATCACCCACGACCTGGGCGTCGTCGCCGGGCTGTGCGACGTGGTCAACGTCATGTACGCCGGTCGGATCATCGAGTCCGCGCCGCGCCGGGAGCTGTTCGGCAACCCCCGCCACCCCTACACCGGCGGGCTGCTCGGCTCGGTGCCCCGGCTGGACGCACCGCGCGGCGTGCCGCTCAAGCCGATCCCGGGCTCGATCCGGGACGTGATCCCGTGGGCGGAGGGCTGCGCGTTCGCGCCCAGGTGCGGCAACCGGATCGAGCGCTGCACGCAGGGCCCGCCGGCGCTGGAGGTTGTCGCGTCCGAGGGCCGGCACGCGCTGCGCTGCTACCACCCGCTCGCCGAGGCGCCGGCCCGGGAGGTGGTCCGATGA
- a CDS encoding ABC transporter permease encodes MSLQTTASVEETGGGVVREAFQRLRRNPSAITGFVLIVLFVLVALFAPLLAPYDPKDVDLSQVPRAGEIPGPSAEHWLGVDELGRDELSRLLFGARQSLVIGVGSLLMGLVVGVLLGLLAGAFGGWVDTLIMRVVDMMLAVPGLLFAIAVAAMLGPSTTSVMIAIAVVTVPVFARLLRGQMLAQRESDYVLAARSLGVRQRDIVLRHVLPNSLTPVLVQGTLTLATAIIDAAGLAFLGLSGNDPSTPEWGRMLADTQRYLSAAPQLAVFPGLAIVISALGFTLLGEAMREALDPKYRR; translated from the coding sequence ATGAGCCTGCAGACGACGGCCAGCGTCGAGGAGACCGGCGGCGGCGTGGTCCGCGAGGCCTTCCAGCGGCTGCGCCGCAACCCGTCGGCGATCACCGGGTTCGTCCTCATCGTCTTGTTCGTCCTCGTCGCGCTGTTCGCGCCGCTGCTGGCGCCGTACGACCCCAAGGACGTCGACCTGTCGCAGGTCCCGCGCGCCGGGGAGATCCCCGGACCGTCGGCCGAGCACTGGCTGGGCGTGGACGAACTCGGCCGCGACGAGCTGTCCCGTCTCCTCTTCGGAGCCCGCCAGTCCCTGGTCATCGGCGTGGGCTCGCTGCTCATGGGCCTGGTCGTCGGCGTGCTGCTCGGGCTACTCGCCGGAGCGTTCGGCGGCTGGGTCGACACTCTGATCATGCGCGTGGTCGACATGATGCTCGCGGTGCCGGGACTGCTGTTCGCCATCGCGGTCGCGGCGATGCTCGGCCCCAGCACCACCTCGGTCATGATCGCGATCGCGGTGGTGACGGTGCCGGTCTTCGCCCGGCTGCTGCGCGGGCAGATGCTCGCGCAACGCGAGTCCGACTACGTGCTCGCGGCGCGCTCGCTCGGCGTGCGGCAGCGGGACATCGTGCTGCGGCACGTGCTGCCCAACTCCCTCACGCCGGTCCTGGTGCAGGGGACGCTGACCCTGGCCACCGCGATCATCGACGCGGCCGGCCTGGCGTTCCTCGGGCTGTCCGGCAACGACCCCTCGACACCGGAGTGGGGACGCATGCTCGCGGACACCCAGCGGTACCTGTCCGCCGCGCCCCAGCTCGCCGTCTTCCCCGGCCTGGCGATCGTCATCTCCGCACTCGGCTTCACCCTGCTCGGTGAGGCGATGCGCGAAGCCCTCGACCCCAAGTACCGGCGGTAA
- a CDS encoding HAD family hydrolase — protein MPSSSGGLQAVFFDMDGLLVDTEPTWHEVEAEVMAEYGYAWTPEDRLACLGGPMERTCRYMIERCGADITVEALGATLVERMALRVREEVAVQPGAKELLSELIEAGVPRALVSSSFRVLVDAVLDAVGHDLFVVTVAGDEVARAKPHPEPYLTAAARLGVDPARCVVLEDSPPGVAAAEAAGCLVVAVPSVAPLEPAPRRLVVRSLTELSLDRLRALIA, from the coding sequence ATGCCGAGCAGTTCCGGTGGCCTCCAGGCCGTGTTCTTCGACATGGATGGTCTGCTCGTGGACACCGAACCCACCTGGCACGAGGTCGAGGCCGAGGTCATGGCCGAGTACGGCTACGCCTGGACCCCGGAGGACCGGCTGGCGTGCCTGGGTGGGCCGATGGAGCGGACCTGCCGGTACATGATCGAGCGGTGCGGGGCCGACATCACGGTCGAGGCGCTCGGCGCGACGCTGGTCGAGCGGATGGCGCTGCGGGTGCGCGAGGAGGTCGCCGTGCAGCCCGGCGCCAAGGAGCTGCTGAGCGAGCTGATCGAGGCCGGCGTGCCGCGGGCGCTGGTCTCCTCGTCGTTCCGGGTACTGGTGGACGCGGTGCTGGACGCGGTCGGCCACGACCTGTTCGTGGTCACGGTGGCCGGGGACGAGGTCGCCCGCGCCAAGCCGCACCCGGAGCCGTACCTGACCGCGGCCGCCCGGCTCGGCGTGGACCCGGCCCGGTGTGTGGTGCTTGAGGACTCCCCGCCCGGGGTGGCGGCGGCTGAGGCGGCGGGTTGCTTGGTGGTGGCGGTGCCGAGCGTGGCGCCGCTTGAGCCCGCACCGCGCCGGCTCGTCGTCCGGTCGCTCACCGAGCTGAGCCTGGATCGGCTGCGTGCGCTCATCGCCTGA
- a CDS encoding FAD-binding and (Fe-S)-binding domain-containing protein, with translation MVSLTPVNTSDVDVRGLERWLRETIAGTVGFDAGSRALYSMDASNYRRRPLGVVLPRDVDDVVATVAACREFGVPVVPRGGGTSIAGNATGEGVVIDTSRHLTRILQLDPDRRVARVQPGVVLDDLRAAAARYGLTFGPDPSTRSRCTLGGMIGNNACGSHSVAWGTTADNVEELDVLLYDGTRLRVGPVPRAELDRLAARPGRAGQVYAALRDLAYRNLAVIRQELGRFGRQVSGYGLHHLLPEHGHHVARALVGTEGTCVTVLEATVRLVEAPRARALLVLGFADDVAAARAVPELLPLRPLTVEGIDDLLVEALLARGRRPGVALPDGRGWLFVEVGGDSPEEAVDRARQITAALGRQGSALVVSDPAEQRALWRIREEGAGLATRMADGSEAWPGWEDAAVPPERLGDYLRDFKALLARHGRRGVTYGHFGEGCVHVRIDFDLITPAGVAGFRRFLEEAADLVVRYGGSLSGEHGDGQARAELLPRMYSRDVIELFERFKAIWDPDDRMNPGVVVRPHQVDDHLRFAAVGRGPRTVFAYPDDGGDFAAAMRRCVGVGKCRDAHPPGGVMCPSYQVTREEKHSTRGRAHLLYEMLAGDLVTAGWRSPEVREALDLCLACKGCKSDCPVNVDMATYKAEFLHHHYAGRVRPLSHYSMGWLPVWARLASVAPGLVNAVTGRPALARVVKRLGGVAPERDIPRFADQPFTRWFRRRPAPAPAGRTVLLWPDTFTNHLDPGVGRAAVAVLEDAGFRVVLPERPVCCGLTWVSTGQLGIARRVMRRTLDTLGPVLDAGVPVVGLEPSCTALFRSDLPELLPGDARARALAERTYTFAGFLAEHAPDWAPPRLDRPAITQVHCHQHAVLGTAAEEELLRRAGVANQRLDSGCCGLAGDFGFERGHYEVSMALAERVLLPAVRAADPGTLVLADGFSCRTQIAQGAGRRALHLAEALALGLGR, from the coding sequence GTGGTTTCCCTGACGCCGGTCAACACCAGCGACGTGGACGTGCGGGGCCTGGAGCGGTGGCTGCGGGAGACGATCGCCGGGACGGTGGGGTTCGACGCCGGCAGCCGCGCCCTGTACTCGATGGACGCCTCCAACTACCGCCGCCGCCCGCTCGGCGTGGTCCTGCCCCGGGACGTCGACGACGTGGTGGCCACGGTCGCGGCGTGCCGGGAGTTCGGCGTGCCGGTGGTGCCGCGCGGGGGCGGCACCAGCATCGCCGGCAACGCCACCGGCGAGGGCGTGGTCATCGACACCTCCCGGCACCTGACCCGGATCCTCCAGCTCGACCCCGACCGCCGGGTGGCGCGGGTGCAGCCGGGCGTGGTGCTGGACGACCTGCGGGCCGCCGCCGCGCGGTACGGGCTCACCTTCGGCCCCGACCCGTCCACGCGCAGCCGCTGCACGCTCGGCGGCATGATCGGCAACAACGCGTGCGGCTCCCACTCGGTCGCCTGGGGCACCACCGCCGACAACGTCGAGGAGCTGGACGTCCTGCTCTACGACGGGACGCGGCTGCGGGTGGGGCCGGTGCCGCGCGCGGAGCTGGACCGGCTGGCCGCCCGGCCGGGGCGGGCCGGCCAGGTGTACGCGGCCCTGCGCGACCTGGCGTACCGGAACCTCGCGGTGATCCGCCAGGAGCTGGGCCGGTTCGGCCGACAGGTGTCCGGGTACGGGCTGCACCACCTGCTGCCCGAGCACGGCCACCACGTGGCGCGAGCGCTGGTCGGCACCGAGGGCACCTGCGTGACCGTGCTGGAGGCCACGGTGCGCCTGGTCGAGGCGCCGCGGGCGCGGGCGCTGCTGGTGCTGGGGTTCGCCGACGACGTGGCCGCGGCCCGGGCGGTGCCCGAACTCCTGCCGCTGCGCCCGCTCACCGTCGAGGGCATAGACGACCTGCTGGTGGAGGCGCTGCTGGCGCGCGGGCGGCGGCCCGGGGTGGCGCTGCCCGACGGCCGGGGATGGCTGTTCGTCGAGGTGGGCGGGGACTCCCCGGAGGAGGCCGTCGACCGGGCCCGGCAGATCACGGCGGCGCTGGGCCGGCAGGGCAGCGCACTGGTGGTGTCCGACCCGGCCGAGCAGCGGGCGCTGTGGCGGATCCGCGAGGAGGGGGCCGGGCTCGCCACCCGGATGGCCGACGGGTCCGAGGCGTGGCCCGGTTGGGAGGACGCGGCCGTGCCGCCGGAACGGCTCGGCGACTACCTGCGGGACTTCAAGGCGCTGCTCGCCCGGCACGGCCGGCGCGGCGTGACGTACGGCCACTTCGGCGAGGGCTGCGTCCACGTCCGCATCGACTTCGACCTGATCACCCCCGCCGGCGTGGCCGGGTTCCGCCGGTTCCTGGAGGAGGCCGCGGACCTGGTCGTCCGGTACGGGGGTTCGCTGTCCGGCGAGCACGGCGACGGCCAGGCCCGCGCCGAGCTGCTGCCCCGCATGTACTCCCGGGACGTCATCGAGCTGTTCGAGCGGTTCAAGGCGATCTGGGACCCCGACGACCGGATGAACCCGGGCGTGGTGGTGCGCCCGCACCAGGTCGACGACCACCTGCGGTTCGCCGCGGTCGGCCGCGGGCCGCGCACCGTATTCGCCTACCCGGACGACGGGGGCGACTTCGCCGCGGCGATGCGCCGGTGCGTGGGCGTGGGCAAGTGCCGCGACGCGCACCCGCCGGGCGGCGTCATGTGCCCCAGCTACCAGGTCACCCGCGAGGAGAAGCACTCCACGCGGGGGCGCGCCCACCTGCTGTACGAGATGCTGGCCGGCGACCTGGTGACCGCCGGCTGGCGCTCGCCGGAGGTCCGCGAGGCGCTCGACCTGTGCCTGGCGTGCAAGGGGTGCAAGAGCGACTGCCCGGTCAACGTGGACATGGCCACGTACAAGGCGGAGTTCCTGCACCACCACTACGCCGGGCGGGTCCGGCCGCTGTCGCACTACTCGATGGGCTGGCTGCCGGTGTGGGCGCGGCTGGCCTCGGTCGCGCCCGGCCTGGTCAACGCGGTGACCGGGCGGCCGGCGCTGGCGCGGGTGGTGAAGCGGCTCGGCGGCGTGGCGCCGGAGCGGGACATCCCACGGTTCGCGGACCAGCCGTTCACGCGCTGGTTCCGCCGCCGCCCGGCCCCCGCGCCCGCCGGGCGGACCGTGCTGCTGTGGCCGGACACGTTCACCAACCACCTCGACCCGGGGGTGGGGCGGGCCGCGGTGGCCGTGCTGGAGGACGCGGGCTTTCGCGTGGTGCTGCCCGAGCGGCCCGTGTGCTGCGGGCTCACCTGGGTCTCGACCGGACAGCTCGGGATCGCCAGGCGGGTCATGCGCCGCACCTTGGACACCCTCGGCCCGGTGCTCGACGCGGGCGTGCCCGTGGTCGGCCTGGAGCCGAGCTGCACCGCGCTGTTCCGCTCCGACCTGCCCGAGCTGCTGCCCGGCGACGCGCGGGCCCGGGCGCTGGCCGAACGGACGTACACGTTCGCTGGGTTCCTCGCCGAGCACGCCCCGGACTGGGCGCCGCCTCGCCTCGACCGCCCCGCGATCACCCAGGTCCACTGCCACCAGCACGCGGTGCTCGGCACGGCCGCCGAGGAGGAGCTGCTGCGCCGGGCCGGCGTCGCCAACCAGCGGCTGGACTCCGGCTGCTGCGGCCTGGCCGGCGACTTCGGGTTCGAGCGCGGCCACTACGAGGTGTCGATGGCGCTCGCCGAGCGGGTCCTGCTGCCCGCCGTCCGGGCCGCCGATCCCGGCACCCTGGTGCTCGCCGACGGCTTCAGCTGCCGCACCCAGATCGCCCAGGGCGCCGGCCGCCGGGCCCTCCACCTGGCCGAGGCCCTCGCCCTGGGCCTCGGACGTTGA
- a CDS encoding ABC transporter substrate-binding protein, translating to MNGKRRRRLLALALAGTLAGALAACGGQGGGGGKDVFVFGTGSEPKTIYGPYASDGETFRVVRQIYEGLVTNEPGTTKIVPALAEKWEADASGKVWTFHLRQGVKFHDGTDFNAQAVCFNFDRWYNYTGASQSPDVTYYWQTVFGGFKKNEDPKLGPSLYQSCEAKDPQTAVITLSKPSASFIPALSLPAFSIASPAALQKYGDQLTISNGSVQYTGKIGENPVGTGPYKFKEWKRGDRLVLERNDEYWGEKAKIKTLVFRAISDNQARLQELQSGGIDGYDLVAAEDIPKLRDQYNLLEREALNVAYIGFNQKKKPLDDIRVRKAIAHAINREALVKSKYPPGAEVAKEFLAPAIEGWTPDVPQYEYNPDKAKQLLAEAGQTNLTLEFWYPSSGGSRPYAPDPSANFQSFKADLEKVGIKVVAKGVPWTPDFLGAVDSGKAQMYLIGWNADFADADNFLGVFFQAEQPRFGFNNPQIFNLLNQAEQETDPAKRVELYQQANKVVMDFLPGVPYAHTKSYLVIRKEFTGLKADPLSNEVFAKVSPA from the coding sequence GTGAACGGCAAGCGTCGTCGGCGGCTGCTGGCCCTCGCCCTGGCCGGCACCCTGGCTGGTGCGCTGGCGGCTTGCGGTGGGCAGGGCGGAGGCGGCGGCAAGGACGTCTTCGTCTTCGGTACCGGCAGTGAGCCGAAAACCATCTACGGCCCGTACGCGAGCGACGGCGAGACCTTCCGGGTGGTCCGCCAGATCTACGAGGGCCTGGTCACGAACGAGCCCGGTACCACGAAGATCGTCCCCGCCCTCGCTGAGAAGTGGGAGGCGGACGCCAGCGGCAAGGTCTGGACCTTCCACCTGCGCCAGGGTGTGAAGTTCCACGACGGCACGGACTTCAACGCCCAGGCCGTCTGCTTCAACTTCGACCGCTGGTACAACTACACGGGCGCGTCGCAGAGCCCGGACGTCACCTACTACTGGCAGACCGTTTTCGGGGGTTTCAAGAAGAACGAGGACCCCAAGCTGGGGCCCAGCCTGTACCAGTCGTGCGAGGCGAAGGACCCCCAGACGGCGGTCATCACGCTCAGCAAGCCGTCGGCGAGCTTCATCCCGGCGCTCTCGCTGCCGGCGTTCTCCATCGCGAGCCCGGCCGCGCTGCAGAAGTACGGCGACCAGCTCACGATCTCGAACGGCAGCGTCCAGTACACCGGAAAGATCGGTGAGAACCCGGTCGGCACCGGACCGTACAAGTTCAAGGAGTGGAAGCGCGGCGACCGGCTCGTCCTGGAGCGCAACGACGAGTACTGGGGCGAGAAGGCCAAGATCAAGACGCTGGTCTTCCGCGCCATCTCCGACAACCAGGCGCGCCTGCAGGAGCTGCAATCGGGCGGCATCGACGGGTACGACCTGGTCGCCGCCGAGGACATCCCGAAGCTGCGGGACCAGTACAACCTGCTGGAGCGCGAGGCGCTCAACGTCGCCTACATCGGCTTCAACCAGAAGAAGAAGCCGCTCGACGACATCCGGGTGCGCAAGGCGATCGCGCACGCGATCAACCGGGAGGCCCTGGTCAAGTCCAAGTACCCGCCGGGCGCGGAGGTGGCCAAGGAGTTCCTGGCCCCGGCCATCGAAGGGTGGACCCCGGACGTCCCGCAGTACGAGTACAACCCGGACAAAGCCAAGCAGTTGCTGGCCGAGGCGGGCCAGACCAACCTGACGCTGGAGTTCTGGTACCCCTCCAGCGGCGGCTCGCGGCCGTACGCGCCCGACCCGAGCGCCAACTTCCAGTCGTTCAAGGCCGACCTGGAGAAGGTCGGCATCAAGGTCGTCGCCAAGGGCGTGCCGTGGACGCCGGACTTCCTCGGCGCGGTCGACAGCGGCAAGGCCCAGATGTACCTGATCGGCTGGAACGCGGACTTCGCCGACGCGGACAACTTCCTCGGCGTCTTCTTCCAGGCCGAGCAGCCGCGCTTCGGCTTCAACAACCCGCAGATCTTCAACCTGCTGAACCAGGCCGAGCAGGAGACCGACCCGGCGAAGCGGGTCGAGCTGTACCAGCAGGCGAACAAGGTGGTCATGGACTTCCTGCCGGGCGTCCCGTACGCCCACACCAAGTCGTACCTGGTCATCCGCAAGGAGTTCACCGGCCTGAAGGCCGACCCGCTCAGCAACGAGGTCTTCGCGAAGGTTTCCCCCGCCTGA